In Daphnia magna isolate NIES linkage group LG5, ASM2063170v1.1, whole genome shotgun sequence, a single genomic region encodes these proteins:
- the LOC116923355 gene encoding facilitated trehalose transporter Tret1-2 homolog: protein MSATSQSPPIWCDAEAALSATEGCQLDSSKIHALMMSADKREARNRDSGCDLSSAGTDSPSSYRWIKDDNSTGSYSCSSCEATVDQTSNVYHQLAQTLAQARLKISDSKDPLDVPSVLAVSESSIALSPIIAPDSNEEENLAVDELDEKKNLERLSNLPEMPNFPDASSKTEPLSRKSRGRLFPQVLASLALAIAAMIEGYSSGYTSPALASMTQPNSSIPVNDQQASWIGSLMPLNALIGGIVGGSIVEHFGRKKAIMATGPPYILSWLLITFATNLPMVYAGRSIQGFCVGLTTLTLPIYLGETIQPEVRGSLGLLPTTIGNIGILFCYILGSYIDWKILAAIGAALPLPFLAFMWFVPETPRWYISKGRYKEARESLQWLRGGKTNVSDEFLEIESNYKNQSVGGGVRELMKMAYLRPLLISLGLMFFQQLSGINAVIFYTVSIFEKSGGSVDSNLSSIIIGLANFIATLGSNMVIDRVGRKVLLNISGFFMAVSLGALGVFFILQHLEHDLEHVGWLPLATFIVYIVAFSIGYGPIPWLMMGEIFPSKVRGHAASVATAFNWACSFAVTKFFNDLIQTIGAHGAFWFFGFFCFVSIFFVSIFVPETKGHSLENIEKRMLEKKSKDIECTKL from the exons ATGTCCGCTACGAGTCAGTCACCTCCAATTTGGTGCGATGCCGAAGCTGCTCTCAGTGCTACAGAAGGCTGCCAATTGGACAGCAGTAAAATCCACGCCCTCATGATGTCTGCTGACAAGCGTGAAGCTAGAAACCGCGACAGCGGATGCGATTTGAGTTCGGCCGGAACTGACTCGCCATCTAGCTATCGCTGGATTAAAGACGATAATTCGACTGGATCCTATTCTTGTTCGAGTTGCGAGGCCACTGTTGACCAAACATCTAACGTTTATCATCAGCTCGCTCAAACGTTGGCACAGGCCCGTCTCAAAATTTCCGATTCAAAAGACCCATTAGATGTTCCATCGGTCCTGGCCGTCAGCGAATCGTCGATTGCCCTGAGTCCTATCATAGCCCCTGATTCGAACGAAGAGGAAAATCTGGCGGTGGATGAATTGGACGAGAAGAAAAATCTCGAAAGGTTATCGAATCTACCAGAAATGCCTAACTTTCCAGACGCTTCATCCAAGACGGAACCACTAAGTCGCAAAAGTCGGGGAAGGTTGTTTCCACAAGTATTGGCCTCGCTAGCCCTTGCCATCGCAGCTATGATAGAGGGTTACTCTTCCGGTTATACGTCTCCTGCCCTGGCTTCTATGACACAACCTAACAGTTCAATCCCCGTCAACGATCAACAG gCGTCTTGGATCGGAAGTTTAATGCCACTAAACGCTCTGATCGGCGGTATCGTTGGTGGAAGCATCGTCGAGCATTTCGGCCGGAAGAAGGCCATTATGGCTACGGGTCCCCCTTACATACTAT CTTGGTTACTGATTACCTTTGCTACTAACCTACCAATGGTCTACGCCGGACGCTCTATCCAGGGATTTTGCGTAGGTCTGACTACGTTGACGTTGCCCATTTACTTGGGGGAAACCATTCAACCAGAGGTCCGCGGATCGCTGGGCTTGTTACCAACTACCATCGGCAATATCGGCATCTTGTTTTGCTACATCCTGGGTTCTTACATTGACTGGAAAATATTGGCTGCCATCGGAGCTGCACTTCCTTTACCCTTCTTGGCTTTTATGTGGTTCGTTCCTGAAACACCACGCTGGTACATCTCTAAAGGGCGCTACAAGGAAGCCCGGGAATCACTTCAATGGCTCAGAGGTGGCAAAACGAACGTCAGCGACGAATTTCTCGAGATTGAAAGCAACTACAAGAACCAAAGCGTAGGCGGTGGAGTCAGGGAACTGATGAAAATGGCATACCTTCGTCCTCTGCTTATTTCGTTGGGTCTCATGTTTTTCCAACAACTTTCCGGCATCAACGCTGTTATTTTTTATACCGTTTCTATCTTCGAAAAATCTGGCGGTAGCGTCGATAGCAACCTTTCTTCCATCATCATTGGACTAGCCAATTTTATCGCTACTTTGGGCTCCAATATGGTGATTGACCGTGTTGGACGCAAAGTTTTGCTCAACATTTCTGGCTTCTTCATGGCTGTTAGCCTTGGCGCATTGGGAGTCTTCTTCATTCTTCAACATCTCGAGCACGATCTCGAGCACGTTGGCTGGCTCCCACTTGCTACATTCATCGTCTACATCGTGGCCTTCTCCATCGGTTACGGACCTATTCCTTGGCTTAtg aTGGGCGAAATTTTCCCCAGCAAAGTTCGCGGTCACGCTGCATCTGTAGCAACAGCTTTTAACTGGGCATGCAGTTTCGCCGTAACTAAATTTTTCAATGACCTCATCCAGACAATCGGTGCCCACGGTGCCTTCTGGTTTTTCGGCTTTTTCTGCTTCGTCAGCATCTTTTTTGTCAGCATTTTCGTACCGGAAACAAAGGGGCACAGTTTGGAAAATATCGAGAAAAGAATGctcgaaaagaaatcgaaagaTATCGAGTGTACCAAATTGTAG
- the LOC116923359 gene encoding tyrosine-protein kinase HTK16: MSRRPSRDESDQDLRWFHGKISRQEAESLLTNDDDTEGLFLVRESPTVDGAFILSVRHQGEPRHYQINRHGSDAFFSIEDGYIVHGLDTLISLCQKEGSSIFGPLNRPCKKDLPPVDTRCHGRCNLLHRATKEGNLTVVSELLRGGTYRSIDAKNEIGQTAIHLAAYLGNNIVLKLLIQGGGNVNVKDDADLTPLHYACIHNHPECVKTLLEFKASPQIRHRVTGMVPLHEAASRGHLDCVKIMMAMSVTPLSRTKEDQTPADLARRNGFYQCARRLESYKPPLPFTRKEDWYHGPISRQETERRLREGSTKYNEDNFFLIRRSASKPGFYALSVLYSGRVFHFEICKRGQYYYVDYGPYLESLEHVVGHYMNHADGLPAELQRPIKPPYPVVDDNIAFRTVSRQTLSPPPLPNRNLRRSPSPNESINSSPSKDITKRVGIVTKEELELYDTLGEGEFGFVYRGSLRQSNGNSIPVAIKTLRDDQIESNREEFLREARVMMELRNPNIVRLIALCKGPPLMMVQELVALGSLLDYLLDHPHTISPRFEFALWAGQIADGMLYLEQRKFVHRDLAARNILLATRYQAKISDFGLSRVLGAGESFYSASKGGRWPVKWYAPESISCGMFSHASDVWSYGVTLWETYSFGQQPYGDMSGAEATEVVAQGARLPQPTRCPEDIYSLMLRCWSENPANRPTFAMLVQHFASNAEYDNVKNLLQTVSTEQTIDGLIDHSGNMLVSDV; encoded by the exons ATGTCTCGGAGACCCTCAAGAGACGAATCTGACCAAGACCTAAGATGGTTTCATGGAAAAATCAGTAGACAAGAGGCAGAATCTTTACTAACTAATG ATGATGACACTGAAGGTCTTTTTTTGGTAAGAGAGAGCCCAACAGTTGATGGAGCTTTCATATTGAGTGTTCGTCACCAAGGAGAACCAAGGCACTACCAAATTAATAGGCATGGTTCAGATGCATTTTTCTCAATTG AGGATGGGTATATTGTCCATGGCCTTGATACATTAATATCCCTATGTCAAAAAGAAGGCTCTTCTATTTTTGGGCCATTAAACCGACCTTGTAAGAAAGACCTGCCACCTGTTGATACAAGGTGTCATGGCAGATGCAATCTGTTACATCGAGCTACAAAAGAAG GCAACCTAACTGTAGTATCAGAATTGCTCCGAGGAGGCACCTACAGGAGTATTGATGCCAAGAATGAAATTGGTCAGACAGCAATTCATTTAGCTGCCTATTTGGGCAATAACATAGTTCTCAAACTACTCATTCAAGGAGGAGGAAATGTTAATGTCAAAGATGATGCTGACCTCACACCACTTCAT TATGCCTGCATACATAACCATCCTGAATGTGTCAAGACTTTGCTGGAGTTCAAAGCCAGCCCCCAAATCCGACACCGTGTCACAGGAATGGTGCCACTGCACGAAGCTGCTAGTCGTGGGCATCTCGATTGCGTAAAAATTATGATGGCAATGTCGGTAACTCCGTTGTCACGCACCAAAGAAGATCAAACACCTGCTGATTTAGCCAGAAGAAATGGTTTCTACCAATGCGCGCGACGCTTAG AGTCCTACAAACCTCCTCTCCCGTTCACAAGAAAAGAGGACTGGTATCATGGACCCATATCACGACAAGAAACAGAGCGTCGTTTAAGAGAAGGCAGTACTAAGTACAACGAagacaacttttttttaattcgaaGAAGTGCAAGCAAGCCCGGATTTTATGCTCTTTCCGTTCTTTACTCTGGTCGTGtctttcattttgaaatttgcaAAAGAGGACAGTATTACTATGTTGATTATGGTCCTTACCTGGAATCTCTCGAACATGTCGTCGGTCACTACATGAATCATGCCGACGGTCTGCCCGCCGAGCTACAACGGCCCATCAAACCACCCTATCCTGTGGTGGATGACAATATTGCGTTCAGAACA GTTTCAAGGCAAACTCTCAGTCCACCGCCCTTACCGAATCGGAATCTTAGACGCTCTCCATCACCGAATGAGTCCATCAATAGTTCCCCATCTAAAGATATCACCAAACGCGTTG GAATCGTTACGAAAGAAGAGTTGGAATTGTATGACACACTTGGCGAGGGAGAGTTCGGCTTTGTTTACAGGGGATCGTTACGCCAGTCGAATGGAAATTCG ATCCCAGTTGCAATTAAAACTCTACGTGATGACCAAATTGAATCGAACAGAGAAGAATTTCTCCGCGAAGCACGGGTCATGATGGAATTGCGGAATCCCAATATTGTCCGTCTTATTGCCCTTTGTAAAGGCCCTCCATTAATGATG gTTCAGGAGCTGGTAGCGTTAGGTTCCTTATTGGATTATCTTCTTGATCACCCTCATACCATAAGTCCCCGGTTCGAGTTTGCTCTGTGGGCTGGACAGATCGCTGATG GGATGCTCTACCTTGAACAGCGAAAGTTTGTGCATCGTGATTTAGCGGCAAGGAACATTCTTTTGGCTACACGATACCAAGCCAAGATAAGTGATTTCGGTTTGTCAAGAGTCTTAGGTGCTGGGGAAAGTTTCTATTCGGCTTCGAAAGGTGGCCGATGGCCCGTTAAATG GTACGCTCCAGAATCCATTAGTTGTGGCATGTTTTCCCATGCAAGCGACGTTTGGAGTTACGGTGTCACTCTCTGGGAAACCTACAGTTTCGGTCAGCAGCCATATGGCGATATGTCCGGCGCAGAG GCTACAGAAGTAGTTGCGCAAGGTGCACGTTTACCACAACCTACTCGCTGCCCTGAAGACATTTACTCATTAATGCTTCGTTGCTGGTCGGAAAACCCGGCTAATCGTCCAACATTCGCAATGCTAGTGCAGCACTTTGCCTCTAATGCCGAGTATGACAACGTGAAAAACCTGCTTCAGACCGTATCGACCGAACAAACTATTGACGGTCTCATTGACCATTCTGGCAATATGTTGGTTTCAGATGTTtaa
- the LOC116923360 gene encoding ankyrin-1 translates to MENAEEVIYLAVSNGEWMDEKSLQLIKSVDINKLCRSGMTILGRAAQLGLFLFVKQVLHSSLQYKANFPLTKCRGHRRPHHSTGGFARKHPGTSSSEDDDFFDGRCMSLCKLMEAPLGIGLDPIVCDVNVSDSYGRTALHYAAEQGHADIIDVLLVAGSFVNAMDFEGMTPLYLASARGNTEAVQALVQHSANINLRATDKSTPLHSAASRGQIEILKILINHGSKVDTLDYSDRSPLYVAAQRGHKNVVEVLLLKGAKVNLEEIHGYTALCEAVWQNNTDMAELLVSRGARVTTQSHMLLHCAVTQGNTAMARLLLNARSVPNLRDDHGNTPLILAAKQGHLAMVELLLEHGANPNYPNALSGVHPIHEAAQCMNDEDVHVFDQILETLQKYGGRLNIESFTPGDTPLLRAVVHHHPELATALFSRGADPNLSSLYSCPVDILTLAIRNGYTTFAKMLVRGGLDFNRIRVDPESTSQWLVQYKSSPQPLLDSCRLVIRRQLGEHVTQKIAHSALPEHLRRTILLKQCIR, encoded by the exons ATGGAAAATGCAGAAGAGGTGATTTATTTGGCAGTAAGCAATGGAGAATGGATGGACGAAAAATCTCTGCAGTTGATCAAAA GTGTTGATATAAATAAGCTATGCCGATCTGGGATGACAATCCTTGGGCGTGCTGCTCAACTAGGATTGTTTCTGTTTGTAAAGCAA GTGTTGCACAGCTCTTTACAGTATAAAGCTAATTTCCCATTAACAAAATGCCGTGGACATAGAAGGCCTCATCATTCCACTGGAGGTTTTGCGAGAAAACATCCTGGCACATCTTCTTCTGAAGATGATGATTTTTTTGATGGAAGATGCATGTCTCTGTGCAAGTTGATGGAAGCTCCTTTAGGAATTGGATTGGACCCTATTGTTTGTGATGTTAATGTGTCAGACTCATATGGAAGAACAGCACTGCATTATGCAGCAGAGCAGGGACATGCTGACATCATTGATGTTCTTTTGGTAGCTGGATCTTTTGTGAATGCCATGGATTTTGAAGGAATGACACCATTGTATCTTGCTTCTGCACGCGGAAACACAGAAGCAGTGCAGGCATTAGTGCAGCATTCGGCCAATATAAATTTAAGG GCGACGGATAAGTCAACTCCTCTGCATTCCGCTGCATCTAGAGGCCAGATTGAAATCcttaaaattttgataaatCACGGCTCTAAGGTTGACACACTTGACTACTCTGACAGAAGTCCCCTATATGTTGCCGCTCAGCGCGGTCATAAAAACGTTGTTGAAGTTCTTTTACTTAAAGGAGCGAAG GTTAATTTGGAAGAAATTCATGGATATACGGCATTGTGCGAAGCTGTCTGGCAGAACAATACAGATATGGCGGAATTACTTGTCAGTCGTGGGGCACGTGTGACCACACAGTCCCATATGTTGCTTCACTGTGCTGTAACACAGGGAAATACTGCCATGGCTCGCTTACTACTGAACGCTAGGAGCGTCCCTAACCTTCGCGATGATCACGGCAATACACCTCTAATATTGGCGGCAAAACAG GGCCATCTTGCGATGGTTGAGCTCTTGTTAGAGCATGGAGCTAATCCTAATTATCCAAATGCTCTTAGTGGTGTTCACCCAATCCATGAAGCCGCACAATGTATGAACGACGAAGATGTGCATGTATTCGATCAGATTTTGGAAACTTTGCAAAAATATGGTGGTCGCTTGAACATTGAAAGCTTTACCCCTGGTGATACACCGCTGCTGCGTGCCGTTGTACATCATCATCCGGAATTAGCTACTGCTTTGTTTTCTCGCGGTGCTGATCCAAATCTTAGCTCCCTTTATTCATGCCCCGTCGATATTCTTACACTAGCGATTCGAAATGGTTAcaccacttttgccaaaatgcTCGTTCGGGGAGGTTTAGATTTTAATCGAATTCGCGTTGATCCAGAAAGTACCAGCCAATGGCTAGTCCAATATAAATCCAGTCCTCAGCCATTACTAGATTCGTGTCGTCTAGTTATTCGACGTCAACTTGGCGAGCATGTAACGCAAAAGATAGCGCATTCTGCACTACCTGAACATTTGAGGAGAACAATTTTGTTAAAACAATGTATTCGATAA
- the LOC116934448 gene encoding riboflavin kinase, protein MPTTKTLGCLPFFAKGVVVKGFGRGSKELGIPTANYTSEVVETLPNDLETGIYYGYAKVDGGPVYKMVMSIGWNPFYKNVKKSMETHILHNFESDFYGSMLKTCIINYIRPEQSYESLDALIDAIKSDIAYADTQLDLPEHSALQTHSFFNAEKPQDVNTSEFILPGSSL, encoded by the exons ATGCCCACTACGAAAACTCTTGGTTGCTTACCATTTTTTGCCAAAGGTGTTGTTGTGAAAGGGTTTGGTAGAGGTTCAAAAGAGCTAGGAATCCCAACAG CAAACTATACTAGTGAAGTTGTTGAAACTCTGCCAAATGATTTGGAAACTGGTATCTATTATGGCTATGCAAAAGTCGATGGAGGTCCAGTTTACAAGATGGTCATGAGTATTGGCTGGAATCCATTTTATAAAAATGTCAAAAAATCAATG GAGACACACATTTTGCATAATTTTGAGTCTGACTTCTATGGCAGTATGCTGAAAACATGTATAATAAATTACATTAGACCTGAGCAGTCATATGAGTCTTTAG aTGCCTTAATAGATGCAATCAAGTCAGATATAGCCTATGCTGATACCCAGTTGGATCTGCCAGAACATAGTGCACTGCAAACACATTCCTTCTTTAATGCAGAAAAACCTCAAGATGTTAATACTAGTGAATTCATACTTCCTGGAAGTAGTTTATAA
- the LOC116923361 gene encoding 39S ribosomal protein L9, mitochondrial has translation MLRLGFQLLGGVRTLQPSFSVKIEQIRTTYILKRRFPPGLDKKNRPPKPLKTKHFVYDEVDNTNLKAEPNLKLILTSFVEGIGLKNDVVSVRPNFGRTKLLSPGLAIYASPENLEKLKTELEKSSENVQSMLHSSRFAELTRRDLASWILVVLVNKENPWTIEKWHIRAAFRRSGICVPDHAIKMGDRTITGPNFELEKKQFLVTVTINNLETTPVRCMIRHWSSLPELRLPKVEGYLEPPYEPVFEDERQIIATLPLPPFCLKKSVAT, from the exons ATGCTACGGCTTGGTTTTCAACTACTTGGTGGAGTAAGAACTCTACAGCCTTCTTTCTCTGTTAAAATTGAGCAAATAAGG aCAACTTACATTCTAAAAAGACGATTTCCACCTGGCcttgacaaaaaaaacaggccACCAAAACCtcttaaaacaaaacactttgtttatgaTGAAGTAGACAACACAAATCTGAAAGCAGAACCAAATCTCAAGCTAATTCTTACCTCATTTGTTGAAG GTATTGGGTTAAAGAATGATGTAGTATCAGTGCGGCCCAATTTTGGGCGTACCAAGCTCCTATCACCTGGTCTTGCCATTTATGCTTCTCcggaaaatttggaaaaattaaaaactgaGCTGGAAAAATCAAGTGAAAATGTTCAGTCAATGCTGCATAGCTCTCGTTTCGCCGAGTTG ACCCGACGGGACCTGGCTAGTTGGATTCTGGTTGTGCTCGTTAATAAAGAAAACCCTTGGACTATAGAAAAGTGGCATATTAGGGCAGCCTTTCGAAGATCTGGAATCTGTGTACCCGACCATGCTATCAAGATGGGTGACAGGACCATTACGGGACCTAACTttgagctagaaaaaaaacagtttcttGTCACAGTGACG ATTAATAATTTGGAGACTACTCCGGTCCGATGTATGATCCGCCATTGGTCTTCTCTTCCAGAGCTCAGATTACCTAAAGTAGAAGGTTACTTGGAACCCCCGTATGAGCCTGTTTTTGAAGATGAAAGACAGATAATTGCAACTCTACCACTACCGCctttctgtttaaaaaaatctgTCGCTACTTGA
- the LOC116923363 gene encoding probable 26S proteasome non-ATPase regulatory subunit 3, translating into MPPVETMEVDSPVIEVEMEITKKEVKDVDTTTTEDIREQLKQVEKSVITKEPRFVFRVLRSLPNTRRRLNPTVLRRIILHSYNFSVKERDNLLNLVGGDDSLDIASPVQRTRHPKQGSSSPLPEVDVYIHMLVLLHCIDNKRMQEGMLCSDQLMQKIIAQNRRTLDLLAARCYFYHSRTYELAGKLDSIRSFLHSRLRTCTLRKDFEGQAVLINCLLRNYLFYSLYDQADKLVSKSVFPESGSNNEWSRYLYYLGRIKAIQLEYSQAHTHLLQAIRKAPQHTAVGFKQTVQKLLVTVELLMGDIPERHVFRQSTMRHALAPYFQMTQAVRLGDIHRFNQVLENYGKTFQADHTYTLIIRLRHNVIKTAIRAISLSYSRISLADIAQKLLLDSAEDAEFIVAKAIRDGVIEAWLDHDGKFMQSKESIDVYSTKEPQLAFHQRITFCLQIHNQSVKAMRFPPKAYNKDLESAEERREREQQDLEYAKEMAEEDDDGFP; encoded by the exons ATGCCACCCGTGGAGACTATGGAAGTCGACAGTCCTGTAATAGAGGTTGAAATGGAGATTACGAAGAAAGAAGTGAAGGATGTTGATACGACGACGACCGAAG ATATCCGTGAACAACTAAAGCAAGTAGAGAAATCAGTGATAACAAAGGAGCCACGTTTTGTATTCAGAGTGCTGAGATCGTTGCCGAATACTCGTCGCCGACTGAATCCCACTGTATTACGACGCATCATTCTTCACAGTTACAACTTTTCTGTAAAAGAAAGAGATAACTTGCTGAATCTAGTTGGAGGAGATGACTCTCTTGATATTGCCTCTCCGGTTCAAAGAACAAGGCATCCCAAGCAAGGCTCATCATCTCCTTTACCAGAA GTGGACGTATACATCCATATGTTAGTTCTTCTTCATTGTATCGATAACAAGCGCATGCAAGAAGGCATGCTCTGCTCCGACCAGTTAATGCAGAAAATAATAGCGCAGAATCGGCGTACGTTGGATTTGTTGGCCGCCCGTTGCTACTTCTATCACTCAAGGACATATGAACTTGCTGGAAAGCTGGATTCCATtcgaag CTTTTTGCATAGCCGGCTACGAACATGCACTCTCCGAAAAGATTTTGAGGGCCAGGCAGTTTTGATAAATTGTTTGCTGCGCAACTATCTCTTCTACAGTTTGTACGATCAA GCTGACAAGTTGGTGTCAAAATCCGTCTTTCCGGAATCTGGAAGCAATAATGAATGGTCTCGTTATCTTTACTATCTTGGAAGAATTAAGGCTATACAATTGGAATACTCTCAG GCTCACACGCATCTTTTACAAGCCATCCGGAAAGCCCCTCAGCATACGGCAGTAGGATTCAAACAAACAGTTCAAAAACTTTTGGTTACTGTCGAGCTGTTAATGGGAGATATTCCTGAACGGCACGTATTTCGCCAATCAACCATGCGGCATGCCTTGGCTCCGTATTTTCAAATGACGCAGGCTGTGAGGCTAGGAGATATACACAGATTCAATCAAGTGCTGGAGAACTACGGAAAAACGTTTCAG GCTGATCACACGTATACGCTCATAATCCGTCTACGTCACAACGTTATCAAGACGGCCATTAGAGCTATCTCTTTGTCATATTCACGGATTTCTCTGGCAGACATTGCCCAAAAACTTTTGTTAGATTCTGCTGAAGATGCAGAATTTATCGTCGCCAAAGCCATTCGTGACGGAGTTATCGAGGCTTGGTTAGATCACGATGGAAAATTTATGCAGAGCAAGGAAAGTATTGATGTCTACAGCACCAAGGAACCTCAGCTGGCTTTCCACCAGCGTATCACCTTCTGCCTTCAGATTCATAATCAGAGCGTTAAAGCTATGCGCTTCCCTCCTAAGGCATACAACAAAGATTTGGAATCAGCAGAG GAACGTCGCGAGCGGGAACAGCAAGATTTGGAATATGCAAAGGAAATGGCTGAAGAAGATGACGATGGTTTTCCGTGA